The genomic stretch TCGATTAGACCCTAAAAAGTATAAAGTTTTGAATAACCTTTTGATTAAAGTTGGTTCTAAAACAGTTCAAATAGATCATGTTGTTGTTTCAAATTATGGAATATTTGTTATTGAGACAAAAAACTATCAAGGGTGGATTTATGGAAATGAGTTTGACGAGTATTGGACGCAAGTCATTTATAAAAGAAAAGAAAAATTTTATAATCCAATCAGGCAGAACTATGGTCATATTCAGGCATTGAAAGAGATTTTAAAAGAGTTTGAAAATTTAAAGTTTATCTCTATAATTGTTTTCACGACAAAAGCAGAGCTAAAAGTAAAAGTTAAAACAGATGTGATATATACTGTTAAGTTGCTAAGAACAATAAAGAAATATAACCAGGAATGTCTAACTGATGAGCAGCGTGATGCAATTTACGAAAAGCTCAAATCAGCTAATATAAGTGACAGGAGAAACATGAGAGAACATGTGAGGAGTGTTAGAGCAAATAAAAAGAAGAAAACAATAAAGCTGTAAGGAGAGATTCTATATGTATCCGTCTTTGTTAGATGAGTTTTTTCAGAAAAACAGCCAGAGATTTAAAGATTCTATTATTTTCTTCAAAGGTTTTCCAACATGGGTTTATAAACATTTGTTTCAAAAGAATTTTTCAAATTTATCAGGAGAATACTTTTTGAACTCGAAAGGTTACATAGATGTAAAAAAATTTTTTGGCTATGACAAGAGAAAGTACACAAAGGAAATTTTAGGTAAAAGTGAAAGTATACAAATTTTATGGGGTTTTTACGAGGAACTCATTTATATTTCTACATTTTTGAGCCTTTCTCTATTTGGCAGAAAACCGCTTATTGTTAATAATAATCTTTTTAATATCTATTATCCAGTAGATATTGAATTGAGTGATGAAGAATATAGTTATTTGAAGCAAATACAAGAGAAAGAAGAAAGTCAACCTATTTTGCATCAAAGTCCTTTAGATATTTATTACCAATTCTATGCGGACATAAAAAAGAATAAAGATGTAACATTTGTTTCATATATTAATAAACATATAGATGAAGGATTTGAAGAAATAAATTTTTTTGATGAGATAGATTTTGATTATTCTATAGGAATTGCAGACAAGAATACTATAAGTGTTAATGATATTCAATATCAATTAGTAGTTAATAAAATTCAAAATGGTGAAATATTTGACGAGATTAAAATACAGTTAGAAGAAGAACATAATAAAAAACAGATTTCATCTTTTGTAAGTCTTTGTAGAAAGATAAATCAATCCGTAACTATAATTAAAGGGAATAAATTTTATAACAAAGAAGAGACTGCAAATAAATATCTTTATATTCTAAAAAAATATTGGGGAGAAGAAAGTGAATTTCGAGAATTAAAATTTTATAAAGATCCTGATAAAAGCCTTGAACTTGAAACAATAAGTCAAGGGCATATAATTTCGGAAATAATAAGCCAATGCGAAAAAGCTTATAATAATGATGATTCGTATAATGATATTTTTATTACAGCTCCAACTGGTTCAGGTAAATCATTGTTGTTCCAAATCCCAGCTATTTATTTAGCAGAAAAAAAGAATGCAGTCACGATTATTGTGTCTCCACTTATTTCATTAATGAGAGACCAAGTTGAAAGTTTGAAAGATAATGGTGTTAATTTTGCAGAAACAATAAATTCTCAAGTAACTTATAGTGAAAAAGAAATTATTATTCAAAAGTTAAAAGATGGTGAAATCTCAATAATATATCTTTCCCCAGAATTTTTACTTTCTTCACCAATTGAAACGTTAATAGGAAATAGAAAACTTGGTTTGTTTGTGATTGATGAGGCTCATTTAGTTACTACATGGGGCAGAGATTTTAGAGTGGATTATTGGTATTTAGGAGACTATATTAAAAAACTTAGAGAATTACTTAATATGAAATTTCCTGTAGTGTGCTTAACAGCTACTGCTGTATATCAAGGACCAGATGACATGGTCTTAGAGACCGTTGAAAATCTCAATTTGAGAAAGTGTAAATATTATTTAGGACCTGCTAAGAGGGAGAATATTGAGTTTGAGATAAAATATCATAAGGATTTAGTTGGATCACATGATAGGTTTAAAATAGAAAGGGCTAAAGAGAGAATAGAGGAATTTTTAGAACGTAAAGAGAAATCAGTGATATATTGTCCTTATACTACACATGTTGAGAGCATTTATAATGAACTTGATGCTAAATATAAACATTTTGTTGGAAAATATTATGGAGACTTAGACAAGCTTACAAAGAATGATAATCAAGTGGAATTCAAAGAAGGCGTAAAAAAGATTATGATTTGCACAAAAGCTTTTGGTATGGGTGTCGATGTAAAGGACATAGTGAATATATATCACTATGCTCCAACAGGCAATTTAGCTGATTATGTGCAAGAAATTGGTAGAGCAGCAAGAAATCCAAAATTAGTTAAAGGAAAAGCAATAATTGATTTCACTCCCAAGGATCTTCGCTATATAAGGACATTATATGGTTTATCTGCTATAAGACAATATCAATTGAAAGAGATGATGAGAAAACTCTGTGAAATTTATGATGAAAAGAAGGTTAGAAATATACTTGTTTCACCTGAGGCATTTTCGTATATTTTTTCAAATGAAAGTGACTTAGAAAATAAAGTTAAAAGTGGACTAATGCTTATATCAAAGGATTTATATCAAAAATATCAATATCCAGTATTGTTTGTAAGACCACGTGGATTATTCTCACATAATTATATTCATGTCCCATATTCAATTGTAAGTGATTTTGAAGTCATATTCGGCAAATATTTAACTGAAATAAAAATTGATAATACAAGAGTGATTCCTTCTAATGATAAATTAAATGGAGACACCAAAATTATAGATTCAGGGAAAGTCTTTGAAATAAATTTAGCTAAGTTGTGGGAAGAAAAATATTCTAATAAGACATTTGCTGAGTTCAAACGAGAATTTTTTGAAGGGACGTTATTCGAGTTCAGTGATAAAATAGCACCAAGAGTTAGGTTTAGAGTCGTATATAAATATGATTTTGATGATATCATAAAGCAAATGGAATATGTAATGGAAAAATTAGTTTGTATATTTGATGAACTGAAAACAGGGCGTGGGGATAAATTATTTACGTCAAGTGATTTTTTAGAACTATTTAAAAAGTATTTGAGTGATTTCAATGTTAACACATATATTGCTAATCTGATTCTACAATTATTTTTAGTAAATGAAGAAGATAAATTAGATGCTTTTACTTATAATGCAACTGATTTTAAGTTTATTCAGCATGAGGTAGATGCAAAAAGCGGAGAGAAAAGATATAGGGTATGTAGTTATAAATATCGTAACATAAAAAGTCATTGTATAAGATTACTTCTCGGAATGAAACCTGATAGATCTATAAGTTCAAAAATTTATGAAAAGTATTTACCAGTCTCAAAAGGTGAATGGTCAAAAGATAACAAAGATGTGTCGGAGTTTATTAAAATTGCATCCCTATTAGAAATATTCAAGCTTGCGAGCTATGAAGTTTTTGGTGGCAGGAATATTGAACTCTTCATAAGAATAAATGATCCTCAGAAACTGAAATATTTAGCTAATAATCCAAGGTATACTAATAGCATTTTGAGTGATATCGAAAGAAGAAGAAAGAAATCTGAGCAAATATTGACTGAATTCTTTTCTAAGCAAATAGATAATAAGACAAGGTGGGATATTATAGAGTTATACTTTTTAGGAAAGATGGATGAAGTAGAAAATCTTTTAAGTCAATATAAGTCTGAAATTTAGCAACGTTAGGCAAAACAATGATAGAATTTAAAAAGCAATCTTTAGTTTAATTTATTGTTGTGTTGTTATAATGAAATCAAAATCATATACAATAAAAGACCATCTAACTACTTCACTTCTTCCTTCCACCGACTACATTGATGTAAACAGGTCAACGCACCCTGATATCATTATACCACAGTTGAAATATTTCAGAACATGATGACAGGCTAATCCTGCTGAATTTTTAGGCCAAACTTAAGACAAAATTATTCTTTTGTTACAAATTCTTTCCACTCGCACTATAATAGCCTTAAAATACACCTAATTTGCAACAATATTTACAAATAAAACCATAACAAAAATCAAAAAATAACTCTCCACAGAAACTTTGTTAATTTTATAAATTTATGTGGTAATATATGTATTAGTATGCTAAAAGTTTTTGACATCCTCTTACAGGGGGTGGAAGTTCTCTATGCTTAATGATAAGATTTATCCTGGTTGCAAATTATATCATAGGGGAAATTATATAAGGGACAAAGAAAGTTCTTATGGTGAAGTTATTGTGGTTGATTTTGATGGAGAGTACATAAAATGTAAAACTTCTAAAGGGATAAAAGTGTTCAGAGTTGATTCAATAGGGAAAAATCTTTTCTTTTCGGAGGATGAGATTAGTGATGTAGTAATGTTAACAGGGGAAAGTCATATTCCATTAGATGAGTTAAAATATTATATCAACGATGAAAAAGATAAGATTTTTATTGAAGAAAAAACATTTTTTGATAATGTAAAGTCAAAGTTACAGGAGGAATATAAAAAAGTTTCTGAAGAATTTGAACTTTTAAAATATGGCTTTAACGATTTCTCTGATAGCTTTACAAATTCTTTTGATAAATATACAGCAGTCTTGCAAAGATAAAGACGAAATTGCAGGAGGCCATTAATAAACCTTATTTTGCACGATTAGATTTATCAAATTATAATTTAAACACCATATATATTGGAGACAGAGCTTTACCTGAGGTGGACAAGAAAATTGTAGATTGGAGAGAACCCGTTTGCCAGGTTTATTATTTACAAAACCGTGTTCTTTTTGAAAAATATGGAGTGGAGTTAATAAGAAAATTTGATATCTACCAAGGGAGTTTTTGTGGTTATTATGATAGCTATATTAGAGGGATAGACATACTGAGAGACAAGCATGAGATTGTTGATGAATTTTTACTTGGTATCATAAAAAAGCAAAGAGAGAATCCTGTAATTCATGATATAATTCAGACTATTCAAGATATCCAGTACAAGATTATCAGCGAAAAATCGAATAAAAATATTATTGTATTAGGTTGTGCTGGTTCAGGAAAAACAATGGTTTTAGTTCACCGATTGTCTTATCTGCTTTATAATAATAAAGATCTGTCAAATTCAAAAATTAAAATTATTACACCAAACAAAAATCTCAACGTAGAACTAGATCAACTTGCTCAGAAGTTGGAATTATCTAATATACCACGCTATACATTGGAAGAGTATTGGCTTGACTTGATTAGAAGATACTGTAAGTTACATAGAATCTATAAAATTCCTTCTTTAGAGTCTCTCAAATATGATGTAGATATGCTGGAAGATGATGATAATATAGATCCAAATGTGAGAGATGAAATAAGAAAAATAGATTTTTCATCCGAGTACAGAAAATTTGAAGAAAATGAGTACGACTTAATTGTTTTACGGGATGTAGTAAGGAAATTTGTTTCCGAGAAAGAAATTATTAATTGTAGAGACAGAAGAGAGTTTTTAAACTATTTTCAAAGCAAGTTTTCAGAATTAATCGAAGCAATTGAAATACCGAAAAAGCTATATAATGAGAATAAAAAATTTAACTTGGTTAGCGAATTCAAAAAAAGAGCACTGAGGTTAAACAGAACAGAAATGGAATTTTTAAATGATATTGATATAGCCTTAAGGAAACTGACGGAGTTAAAAGAGAATGGAAAAATAGCAGGTAATGGAAGTGTGATTGAGAGTATAATTTCTAAATTAAATATTGTAGAAGAACTTATCATATCTAAAACAATATACTCTAATCTTGACAAAATAAGCTTTACATTTGAGGAAGAAAATTTCCTTAACGAAAATGCTTATTTTGGCATGAAACATGTGAAAGAAGAGGTTTACAAGGATAGAAAAGGTAATAGAACCTTTATACTGCTATCGCCGTTTAGCTATTTTAAGCAGGAACTTATAGATAAAAAGCGTGCTTTTGATGAGATTCAAACAGTATTTGAGACATTTAAAAAGTACATGGTAGATACATTGAATTATGAAGAAAAAGAAATAACTCTTAGTCAAGTGGAGGATTTCATTATAGATTTTTACAATTTAAATGCTATTGTATTGTCCTTAGCTGATTTTTTAGAGGGCAAAGAATTGAGTTATTTTACATTTATATGGAAATGTTTTATTGAGCAAATTAAGAACAAATACAAAATCCCCTTGGAGAAAAAGTATCAATTTGAATTGTATGCCCTATTGGAAGTTTTGTATCACAAATTTGGTGAACTACCTGAAGCAGACAAATATCTTTTTATCGACGAAGCCCAGGATTTATTGGCAAAAGAGATTATGCTGACAGCAAAAGTCAATGGTATGCCATTTATCAATGCGTTTGGAGACAAATTGCAAAAGACACGATTAATAAACCAGGAATACTTTTTTGAGAATTTAGATGGAAACAATTATGATATTTATGAGCTGGATGTAAACTACAGAAATAGCAAGCAGATTACAGAGTATATCAATAAAAGATGTTCTTTAAGTATGAAGTCTATTGGGTTAGATGGAGTTGTTGAAGTAATTGAGTTTTCTAAGTTGAGCACTTTAGCTTTTCATGATCTTCTTAAAAGAATGAATAGCAGAAGAAAAGTTTTGATCTTAAAAGATTTAAATGCATTAGAGAAACTCAAAAATAAAGTGAACATTAATATGGAAGAAGTCAATGTTATATTCGATTCCCGCAGAAGTTTTTCAGAAAACAAGCTGAATATCTTAAATATAAAAAGTGCAAAAGGTTTAGAATTTCCTGAAGTAATAGTTTTTGACTATAACCTTCAACTGAATGAGTTGTATATTGCTTGTTCTCGAGCCTTGGAAAAATTAATTGTAATTGAGTATAGATAAAAAACTTTTATTATTTATCTCGAGTAAAGTAGTTTAAAATTAAATTGGTAATTTTAACGAATACATAATGAAAATAGAAGGTAATTGAGCAAGAAGAAAATAATTAATTTAAAAATGGAGGAATGCACTATGTATTTAAATGAAAATGATATTGAGAAACTTGAAAAGAGATTTTACGAAGATGACTTCAATGAATATCTTGAGAAAATTATAAAAATGGATATGATAGAAAAAGACTTTGTAAAAGATATTGCAGAAATAGTTTTGACAGAAGGATATGATTCATTATCAGAAAATCAAAGGAGAGCTTTTATATTTTATGCTATTAAACCAAATTACAAGAAAAAATGTAATAAATGTGGTACTGAAATTCTATGGTCAGAGATGATAGAAGCTGTAAAGACGGGTCTATGTGGGTATTGTTTGCATATATTTCAGAAAGATAAGGAAAGATAAGTTCTTATTTTACTCATATAATATCTCATGTTATGTTCATTTACAGATTCTGAACTTAGAAGTGCTATTATAGGGACAAATTAGTAGTTATCTAAAATGGTTATAATGAGCAAAGGAGTAGCTATTAGTCGATATTTTTAAAGAAAGAGGAGATTTTTTAACGATTTATTGAAAGTAGTTAGGAAAAAATTGAGCGGGTGAAAAGAAGAACATTCTCCATACGGGCGAAGAACCTGCAAGAAAGCATAGCTTTGTGTCCACGCCATGGTAGATGGAACGAGGGAATTGAGGGCTAAAAAATGAGAACCTGAGAGACATGAGAGGGTAAACGCTATGGTTTTGGGTGGACAAAAACCCGCCGTAATATGGTACAAGATAAATACGTGAAATAGGTTAAGTTTAATCTTAGCGTGGCAAATTAAAGTAATAATAGTAATTATAAGCATATAATTATTCATTTCGAGAATGAAATTTGAAGAAATAAGGAGATATTTTGAGAAAATCAAAAATACATTGAGAAAGAAGGAGGAAAAAATCTGAACAGATATTAACGGAATTTTTTTCAAAACAAATTGACACGAAGACAAGATGGGATATTATTGAGTTGTATTTTTTAGGCAAGATGGATGAGGTTGATTATTTATTGAGCCGGTTTAAATATGTGGAATAACCTAAATAATTCATTTTTAATTTTCCATTTCTTTACAGTTTCATGCATAAAGATGTTTACCATTTACTGAAGCATTGTTATAATTAAATAAAAGATAATTGTCACCAGAGTTTGAAAAATAAGAGCAAATCCAAACATAACAATTTAAAAAATAATTTCAAATTAAAACCTCTAAATTTGAGTTTAAACTTTCTAAGTAAACTATTGTTAGAAAAATTTAAATTCACTGGAGGTAGTCTCTCATGAAAACTCTCTTCGATCTTTGTAAACCAAGAGAAGATGTATTTACCACAAGAAGCTCAGAAGATGTTCAGGAAATCTCGGACCTTCTTTCTGACAAAATCAACCCGGAAAAGTTTTTCGAACAAACGTACATAACAAACGGTATGAGAAGATTATTTGATGTTGCGTTCAAAAGATTTAGTGGAATTGACGATGAACAAGGTGTAATTGTTCTGCGACAGGCAATGGGTGGCGGCAAGACCCATAATATGATTGCACTGGGTCTTTTGGTAAAATACCCTGAACTCAGAAAAAAGATTTTGGGCGAAAATCACCCATATATGTACACAGGCAGAATAAGACTTGCAGTATTTACTGGGCGGTGGACAAATTCTATTCCGTGGGTAGAGATTGCCAATCAACTGGGCAAGCAGGAGGTTTTGAACAAGTCTCTTCAGAACCATATGTTTGCACCGGGTGATAGAGAGTGGACTGAGCTTCTTGCAGGAGATCCGCTTTTGATATTGCTTGATGAGCTTCCGTTATATCTTGAGTATGTCCAGAGTATCCCGGTTGGTGAGAGCAACTTTGGAAAGGTTGTTTCAATTGGGCTTTCGAATCTTTTTAATAGCATTCAGAAAAAAGAACTTTCAAACGTAATGGTAGTTGTTGCAGACCTTCAGGCAGCGTATGAACAAGGTGGGAAGCTTTTACAAAGTGCTTTAGCAACAGAACTTGACAAAGAAGCAACCCGTGTTGCCTCTTCTATCCAGCCGGTTGATATGGTTACAAATGATGTGTACTGTATTTTGAGAAAGAGGTTTTTCAAGGAGTGTCCACAAAACCCTGAAAATGACCCAAATGTAGAAGAGATTGCAAGAGCCTACAAAGAGGTTATTGAAGAGGGTAATAAAAAAGGACAGACTACAGTTGAGCCTGAGAGAATTTACACTGAGATAAAGAGGACATATCCGTTTCATCCTGCAATAATGGAGCTTGTTAGCAGGTTCAGAGAAAATGTCAATTTTCAGCAAACACGAGGACTTATTCGTCTTATGAGGCATTACATAAGATACCTTTATCGTGAAGAAGGAGCACTTGCAAAGCAGAAGTATCTAATTGAACCATACGACTTTGACCTGAGCGATTACAATACACGCGAAGAGATTACAAACATAAAGCAGAGTTTAGAAAATGCTGTTATGCACGATGTTTATTCAACAGCTCATATTACAACTGCAAAGGCTATTGACCAAAAGTACAATACTAACTTAGCAAGTGAAGTTGCAAAACTGATTTTGCTGTCTTCGCTGTCTGAAATTACAAAATCTCCGTTAGGTCTTACAACAAGTGAGCTTTTTGCATATATGAGCTCTCCAAACAAAGATTTAAGCAGTCTTGCGAACATAATTGAAGAATTTAAGCAAAATTCATTGCATACAAGAATAGATGCAAATGATAGAATATATCTCACGCCAATGGAAAATGTAATTGCGCGTATGAGAAAGTTCAAAAGTATGTATACATTAGATGAAGCGGAGGCAGTGTTAGAGAGGCTTCTTTATGAGTATTTCTCACCAAGGAATCTAAACTGCTATCAAAAGGTGTACCAGAAAATCATCGCCTTACCAAATGATATATCCAAAATCAATGTGGATATGAATAGTGTAATATTGGTTATTTCAAAGCCTTATGACTCAAAAGGTTCTCTTAACCCTGCGTTAGAAGGTTTTTGGCAAAATCAAACATACAAAAATAGACTTCTCTTTTTGACAGGCTCTACTACCATGTATAATACGCTTTTAGAGAGAATAAGAGAGTATATGTGTTGGGAAAACGTGCTAAATGAGCTCAGAAAAGAGGGTGTTCCAGAGACTGACACAGAATATCAACGAGCAGAAAATGAACAGAGCAAGATGAAAACTGCGGTTTTAGAAGTCTTGAGAGAGACTTTTAACAAGATTTACTATCCACAGAGGCCATATACTAAACAAAACGCTGAACTTATTCCTGAAGATTTAAAATATCTGCCAGCGAGTGAAAATAGTGATTCTCAAGGTGCAAAAGGGATAGACGGAGTTAGAGCTCTTCTTGGCAACAATCGAGATGGAGAGATTGTCATTCAAAAAGTGTTGCTTAACAAAAAGTATATAGAAGTAAATGACATTGATGAATTTCGCGAAAAGGTAGAAAATCTTTTGTTCACAAGAGAATCAATGAGCTGGAACGAGATTATTGAAAGAGCAGCGCGAGATGCAAGGTGGTTCTGGCATCCACCAGAGGCCCTGGAGAATTTAAAGTGCGAGATGCTTTCGAAAGGCCTGTGGAAAGAAAGTGGAGGGCTTATTTTAAGAGGTGAGGTAGCAAAGGACAAAACAACAGTAAAAGTTCATTTTGTATCTCCTGACTTTGACACAGGTGAAGTAGTTTTAAAACTCATACCAATGTTTGGTGATGTTGTACATTATGAAGAAGGTGATAAGGAAGTATCAGAGAACTCACCGGTTGTGCCAAATGTCAATGAGTTCAGGACAAAAGTAGTAAAGCTTAGTTTTCTTTGCATTGATTCCACAGGGTATCATCCAAAAGGTGATGTTGTAAAATACGTGTGCCCGATTTTAATTGATGATAATGTGAGGTTTACTGACCAAGAAGGAAGAGCTCATATAAAAGTTCGAACAGCACCACAGGCTATTGTGAAATATACAACGGATGGTACAAACCCGCGCTATGATGGGAAAATTGCTGAAAATGGTGATATTGTAATACCAGATGATGCAAAGGTTATTATTGTAGTTGCAGAAAAAGATGGCGTTTTTTCAGAGCAAAAGAATATTCCTGTGAAAAGAGATGTTACAGGAAATATAGTAATTAAGCAAATTGAACTTGATTATACAAAACATGTAAGATTAAAACTTTTAAATAAGAAGAAAATTCTAATTTATGGTTTAGAAGAACTTAAAAGAGAGATTGAACTTTTAAAAAATTGTAATGGGAAACTTGTCAATTACTCAATCGATGTATATAAAGATGATGATAACTATATTGTGCTAACATGCAAAAAACCACAAGGTACAAATCCTGAAGAAGTGTTTACACTTATTGAAAAAGTTAAGTCTGATTTTTATAACGAAGGTATTCAAAATGTCATAGGAGTTATTACAGAGCTCTTATTTGAAGATGCAAAAGACTTTGAAGAATGGATAAAGCAAAAAGGCAAGACGCTTAATGACTTCAAGGAGGCAATAACACAGAATGAGTAAATCTAAAAAGAAAGACGCTGCAGCCTCAATTGGCTTTGGATATGTACCATCTGAGACGCAACACCATTTTATGGTGGTAATTCCTCAAGGGAAGAACGAAACAGTAAAGGTGTATGAAAGATTTATATGGCAAGAGGGGAAGGAAGTACAAGATATTGATGAGAACAGTCCTCTTCACAACCAGCTCAAAGTAATTGTTCCTAAATGGCTGTGGCAAATAGTTGCACCGTATATTGCACAGGAGTTCAATTTTCGTCTTGAAAAGGAGGGTTTTAAGAAATCTAAGTGGAAAGTTGGGCAAAATCCCGTTCACAGACTTTTGGGGAAAGAACTTGTGGTTTTGCTCTGGGCACTGGAAGATTGCACTGATGATTCGCAGGTGCCTGTTGCAATTGTCAACTGGCAGGGCTTGCGACCAGAAGAGAGATGGTGGTTGTATGGTGTTACAAATGCTGCAACAGGCAGGGTAAATGACAGAAAAGGTTGGAGAATGGCACTAAAATATGCTTTGCTTGATAATCCAGTAAGTCAAAAACAAATTAAACAGCTTGACTTTGAAAGCATCAAAGAACAAAAAGTTATATATGAAGAGTAATACTGACAGAAATTCTTGACCTAAAAGGAGATGGAAGAAGATGGAGAAATCTTTTATAGAAGTTCAATTCCCAGTTTCAAAACTTTCAAAGGAGGCATTTAAAGAGCGAAAAGCAGGTGCAGGACAGACATTAACAGGACTTGGCAAATGGTGGGGCAGAAAACCTCTTGTGCTTGTGCGTGCACTACTTTTGGGAGTTCTTTTGCCTGCAACAGATGATCCAAAAAAAGATATGAAGATTTTTCTCAAGCTTATGGCTATGGACGAAGAAGGTTTAAAGCTGAGAAAAAAAAGCAGCATATCAGCAAGAGAGCTTTTTGAATTTGCAACAGAAGAAGAAAAAGCAAAATATTTCGATGTTACAGATGATGGAAAGATAAGCTACAAAAAAGATTTAAAAAAAGCTGAGAGAGAAGAATTTCAAGAAAGAATATTTAAAAGGATGCCATATGAACAGAAGCTAAGATATTGCAAGCGTCCCGAAGAGATAGAAAATCTACCCAAAAGCGCTTGGGATGAGATAAATGAACATCTCGGAACAAATGCATATTCGTATTCATCTCTTGTTGAAGAACTTGGCAAAAAAAGATTTGGACAGATTCCAACAGTTGGAGATTGTTTTTGCGGTGGTGGGAGTATTCCATTTGAAGCAGCAAGGCTGGGGTTTAGTGTTTTTGCATCAGACCTAAACCCTGTTGCGATGCTTCTTACATGGGCTGCTTTGAATCTTTTGAGCCTGCCCGAAGATGAGATTGAAAAACTAAAAGACTTTCAAAAAAGAGTATTTGAAGCAGCAGACAAGATTGTAACTCAGTGGCAGATTGAGCACAACTCAAAAGGGCATAGAGCAAATGCATATTTATACTGCGTTGAGACAATTTGTCCTGAATGTGGTTTCAAAGTACCTCTACTACCTTCTTCGGTAATTGGCAAAAATTCTAAAACTATTGCTGTGTTGCACGAAAACCCAGTTAAAAAAGGATTTGATATAGAAATCAAAATGAATGTCAGCCAATCAGAGCTTGAACAAGCAGCTAAAAATGGGACTGTGAAGAATGGTTATCTAATTTGTCCACATTGTAAAATGGAAACAAGTATTTCGTCAATTAGGGGAGATAAGGTTGATGAGAGCGGCAAAACAATTTGGGGGCTAAGACGCTGGGAAAAACATGAATTTATACCAAGAGAAGATGATGTTTTTCAAGAAAGATTGTATTGCATAAGATATGAGGATGAAAAAGGGCAAAGATACTACAAAGCCCCAGATGATGAGGATTTGGAAAGGGAAAGGAAAGTTATAGATCTTTTGAAAGAAAGATTTGATGAGTGGCAGCAAAAAGGGTATATTCCAAGTGATATGATTGAAGAAGGGGAGAAGACGAACGAACCTATACGAACACGTGGTTGGGCATATTGGCATCAGCTTTTCAATCCACGACAGTTACTTTTACATGGGCTTTTGATGGAGCTTATTGACAAAGAGGCAAGAACAAAAGAGGAGAAAATTGTGGGGTTGTTGGGGGTTAATAGGTGTTGTGATTGGAATTCCAAATTATGCCGCTGGGAAGGCGGATTTAATGAAATTAACAAACAAACATTTTATAATCAAG from Caldicellulosiruptor kronotskyensis 2002 encodes the following:
- a CDS encoding DUF499 domain-containing protein; translation: MKTLFDLCKPREDVFTTRSSEDVQEISDLLSDKINPEKFFEQTYITNGMRRLFDVAFKRFSGIDDEQGVIVLRQAMGGGKTHNMIALGLLVKYPELRKKILGENHPYMYTGRIRLAVFTGRWTNSIPWVEIANQLGKQEVLNKSLQNHMFAPGDREWTELLAGDPLLILLDELPLYLEYVQSIPVGESNFGKVVSIGLSNLFNSIQKKELSNVMVVVADLQAAYEQGGKLLQSALATELDKEATRVASSIQPVDMVTNDVYCILRKRFFKECPQNPENDPNVEEIARAYKEVIEEGNKKGQTTVEPERIYTEIKRTYPFHPAIMELVSRFRENVNFQQTRGLIRLMRHYIRYLYREEGALAKQKYLIEPYDFDLSDYNTREEITNIKQSLENAVMHDVYSTAHITTAKAIDQKYNTNLASEVAKLILLSSLSEITKSPLGLTTSELFAYMSSPNKDLSSLANIIEEFKQNSLHTRIDANDRIYLTPMENVIARMRKFKSMYTLDEAEAVLERLLYEYFSPRNLNCYQKVYQKIIALPNDISKINVDMNSVILVISKPYDSKGSLNPALEGFWQNQTYKNRLLFLTGSTTMYNTLLERIREYMCWENVLNELRKEGVPETDTEYQRAENEQSKMKTAVLEVLRETFNKIYYPQRPYTKQNAELIPEDLKYLPASENSDSQGAKGIDGVRALLGNNRDGEIVIQKVLLNKKYIEVNDIDEFREKVENLLFTRESMSWNEIIERAARDARWFWHPPEALENLKCEMLSKGLWKESGGLILRGEVAKDKTTVKVHFVSPDFDTGEVVLKLIPMFGDVVHYEEGDKEVSENSPVVPNVNEFRTKVVKLSFLCIDSTGYHPKGDVVKYVCPILIDDNVRFTDQEGRAHIKVRTAPQAIVKYTTDGTNPRYDGKIAENGDIVIPDDAKVIIVVAEKDGVFSEQKNIPVKRDVTGNIVIKQIELDYTKHVRLKLLNKKKILIYGLEELKREIELLKNCNGKLVNYSIDVYKDDDNYIVLTCKKPQGTNPEEVFTLIEKVKSDFYNEGIQNVIGVITELLFEDAKDFEEWIKQKGKTLNDFKEAITQNE
- a CDS encoding DUF3780 domain-containing protein; this translates as MSKSKKKDAAASIGFGYVPSETQHHFMVVIPQGKNETVKVYERFIWQEGKEVQDIDENSPLHNQLKVIVPKWLWQIVAPYIAQEFNFRLEKEGFKKSKWKVGQNPVHRLLGKELVVLLWALEDCTDDSQVPVAIVNWQGLRPEERWWLYGVTNAATGRVNDRKGWRMALKYALLDNPVSQKQIKQLDFESIKEQKVIYEE